A genomic stretch from Kribbella amoyensis includes:
- a CDS encoding extracellular solute-binding protein, whose product MQQEKGRGLTRRRFVAGTLGVTAAAGSASLLSGCGPGEAVGASPDSLAAPPVTPGPKTSGIPYPDGYVGPVARKLGPIVTEPTKFVVVVPQDLTVGDWSKNKFTAWLEQRTGITIEFRQVAGADEDVTIKVNAMIAAGDIPDAFMGVKFSPSQLYLYGAQNLFVDQTQYTDKYAPNLQQMFHDYPLAKKLSTSPDGGVYVYPSFNDCYHCRAGKSRTWINARWLQQVGLAMPKTTDEFREVLRAFKKADPAGRGRTLPFVGYKEDGSNQVTVDKFVMNAFLYNPGSPWLVVDGGKVKTSYSQEGWREGLKYLNSLYAEGLLNRDAFSMTAEQLERAGNNKDGPLLGVFQGNYWGSAMDVDVEDPTARWHDYEAVPPLEGPDGFRVANWDHYTGFDPRLVITRKCRRPDLLVRWADFQLDLEVMMAAYAGPGSWSFAKRGDKAISGKQALFGISGTWAPDKTKDTWAQRNPNYRSGDFRLAERVDPAKPTFEKPLYEQTRDRYFPYAVEVDQQFPPVALEGDQAALDASLLLDLSGEVVQTMARFVTGKADPADDGQWNDYLGRLDKIGLRPYLDIQQAAYESFQG is encoded by the coding sequence ATGCAGCAGGAGAAAGGCCGGGGGCTGACGCGACGGCGGTTCGTCGCAGGAACATTGGGGGTGACCGCGGCGGCGGGCTCGGCGAGCCTGCTCAGCGGTTGTGGTCCCGGCGAGGCGGTCGGCGCGAGTCCGGACAGTCTCGCGGCTCCGCCGGTGACACCTGGACCGAAGACGAGCGGGATCCCGTACCCGGACGGATACGTCGGTCCGGTGGCCCGCAAGCTCGGGCCGATCGTCACCGAGCCGACGAAGTTCGTCGTCGTGGTACCGCAGGACCTGACCGTCGGCGACTGGTCGAAGAACAAGTTCACCGCATGGCTGGAGCAGCGGACCGGAATCACCATCGAGTTCCGCCAGGTGGCCGGCGCCGACGAGGACGTGACCATCAAGGTCAACGCGATGATCGCGGCCGGCGACATCCCGGACGCGTTCATGGGCGTGAAGTTCAGCCCTTCACAGCTCTACCTGTACGGCGCGCAGAACCTGTTCGTCGACCAGACGCAGTACACGGACAAGTACGCCCCGAACCTGCAGCAGATGTTCCACGACTACCCGCTGGCCAAGAAGTTGTCGACGTCCCCGGACGGTGGCGTGTACGTCTACCCGTCCTTCAACGACTGCTACCACTGCCGGGCCGGCAAGTCGCGGACCTGGATCAACGCCCGCTGGCTCCAGCAGGTCGGACTCGCGATGCCGAAGACCACCGACGAGTTCCGCGAGGTCCTTCGGGCGTTCAAGAAGGCCGACCCGGCCGGCCGCGGACGGACCCTGCCGTTCGTCGGCTACAAGGAGGACGGCAGCAACCAGGTCACCGTCGACAAGTTCGTGATGAACGCGTTCCTCTACAACCCGGGCTCGCCCTGGCTGGTCGTCGACGGCGGCAAGGTCAAGACGTCGTACTCCCAGGAAGGCTGGCGCGAAGGCCTGAAGTACCTGAACAGCCTGTACGCCGAGGGCCTGCTGAACCGCGACGCGTTCAGCATGACCGCCGAGCAGCTGGAGCGCGCGGGGAACAACAAGGACGGACCCCTGCTCGGCGTGTTCCAGGGCAACTACTGGGGCAGCGCGATGGACGTCGACGTGGAGGACCCGACCGCGCGCTGGCACGACTACGAAGCCGTGCCGCCGCTGGAAGGCCCCGACGGTTTCCGGGTCGCCAACTGGGATCACTACACCGGCTTCGATCCGCGGCTGGTGATCACCCGCAAGTGCCGGCGCCCGGATCTCCTGGTCCGCTGGGCCGACTTCCAGCTCGACCTCGAAGTGATGATGGCGGCGTACGCCGGTCCCGGCAGCTGGAGCTTCGCCAAGCGCGGTGACAAGGCGATCAGCGGCAAGCAGGCGCTGTTCGGGATCTCCGGGACCTGGGCGCCGGACAAGACCAAGGACACCTGGGCGCAGCGCAACCCGAACTACCGCTCCGGCGACTTCCGGCTGGCCGAGCGCGTCGACCCGGCCAAGCCGACGTTCGAGAAGCCGCTGTACGAGCAGACTCGGGATCGGTACTTCCCGTACGCCGTCGAGGTCGATCAGCAGTTCCCGCCGGTCGCGCTGGAGGGCGACCAGGCCGCGCTGGACGCGTCGTTGCTGCTCGACCTGAGCGGTGAGGTGGTGCAGACGATGGCGCGTTTCGTGACCGGTAAGGCCGACCCGGCCGACGACGGGCAGTGGAACGACTACCTCGGCCGGCTGGACAAGATCGGGCTGCGGCCGTACCTCGACATCCAGCAGGCCGCCTACGAGAGCTTCCAGGGGTGA
- a CDS encoding carbohydrate ABC transporter permease, with protein sequence MTTTQAAPERESDDYLPAAVKETRADRIVLVCNYTALGLFSLAVLYPLVYVLSAAFSEPKNVQSGEVWLWPVGLSLESFRSIFDYDGIVRGFGNSVVYAIGGALLATALTLLAAYPLSRRDLPGKGLILGLFLFTMMFNGGLIPNYLVVDRTGLLDTRWAMILPTAMAVWNVIITRTYFQTTIPEDLAEAARMDGCNDLGFFWRVVLPLSKPIIAVNLLFYAVAQWNSWFNALIYLTSEHLFPLQLVLRQILVQSNVDPSQVRDVAELVRMKELQEQLKFSLIVIATIPPLLIYPFVQKHFVKGAMVGSLKG encoded by the coding sequence ATGACAACGACCCAGGCAGCACCGGAGCGCGAGTCCGACGACTACCTGCCGGCCGCGGTCAAGGAGACGCGGGCCGACCGGATCGTGCTGGTCTGCAACTACACCGCGCTCGGTCTCTTCTCGCTCGCGGTCCTGTATCCGTTGGTGTACGTGCTGAGCGCGGCCTTCAGCGAACCGAAGAACGTCCAGTCCGGTGAGGTCTGGTTGTGGCCGGTCGGGTTGAGCCTGGAGTCGTTCCGGTCGATCTTCGACTACGACGGCATCGTCCGGGGCTTCGGCAACTCGGTGGTCTACGCGATCGGCGGCGCGCTGCTGGCGACCGCGCTGACGCTGCTCGCGGCGTACCCGCTGTCCCGGCGGGACCTGCCCGGCAAGGGCCTGATCCTCGGGCTGTTCCTGTTCACGATGATGTTCAACGGCGGGCTGATCCCGAACTACCTGGTGGTCGACCGGACCGGCCTGCTGGACACCCGGTGGGCGATGATCCTGCCGACCGCGATGGCGGTCTGGAACGTGATCATCACCCGGACCTACTTCCAGACCACGATCCCCGAGGACCTGGCCGAGGCGGCCCGGATGGACGGCTGCAACGATCTCGGCTTCTTCTGGCGGGTCGTCCTGCCGCTGAGCAAACCGATCATCGCGGTGAACCTGCTCTTCTACGCGGTCGCGCAGTGGAACTCGTGGTTCAACGCGCTGATCTACCTGACCAGCGAGCACCTGTTCCCACTCCAGCTGGTACTCCGCCAGATCCTTGTCCAGAGCAACGTCGACCCGTCCCAGGTCCGTGACGTCGCCGAGCTGGTCCGGATGAAGGAACTCCAGGAGCAGCTGAAGTTCTCGCTGATCGTGATCGCCACCATCCCACCCCTGCTGATCTACCCCTTCGTGCAGAAGCACTTCGTCAAGGGGGCCATGGTCGGCTCGCTGAAGGGCTGA